The Spirochaetota bacterium genomic interval CGGGTAATTATAATACAGGAATCAGGCATGTTTTTGATATAAGGGATTTTGAATGCAGCGGTACCATCAGCAAAACCCATAAAAGTAATTTTCAAATCGCCACTTGCAGTACGCAGAAATACATCATTATTATAAAAAAATAATGAAAAGATTCTGGGAAATTGTACTTTATCGGTGATTGTACGGATCTGTTCTGCCATCAGTGTACCTTTTTATCCAACTTTTCACAATTTTAGTACTACTGGACTGTTTTTCAATAATTTTTTTCTAACAAAAAATCCACACTTTGAATATACTTTATTTTCAATCAAGAAAAAAACTCATGAATCTAATTTTTTTCTTCTCATTGTTTTACTTTGTACCATCCCTCACTATTTTTTGAATTTGTCATTTCATTTGAATTTCCGCATCAATATATAAACTAATGTCAGGAGTGCTATACCAAAAGTCTACTTGTAACCTATTTTCATCATCCCTAGCTTATTGAATAATAAATATATGCATGTGTAGCTAAAATTGTATTTTACATAAAATCTACTATCTGACTAAATAAAAGTCAAATGTGCATTTTAATAATTAAAAACATGTACATTGATAAAAAAGATTAAATGTATGAAAAGTTACTTAAAAGCAGCATATATATTTTCAATTCTTCCACAACACATTAAAAGCCGCTTTCTAACTTCGCTTACACTTACACAACGAAGATTACTTGAAAAAGGCTTAAATGAAATTACAACATTATCACTACAGCAACAGATAGCTATACTCACTGAATTCATTAATTCTTGTGCAAAAGTATTACAACATCAAAAACACCTGCTAGATATAAGTATCATTATATCTTTTATCATTTTCTGTATCATTGTTCTTATATCTACAATAGTTTCCCATGGATGGGTTGCCATCCTGCAAACATTTCTATATATCATACAATTCGGAGGACTTCATGCACTGTGTACTCCCTTTATAATTGTACATACTCAAAGGGTTATGCACAAGCAAATTCTAGAGCTCGTAAAACCTTCTCATAGTATCTATGACCTTATCATGGGATTAGCTGCAGCAACTGCTATAAGAATAATATTTGCAATAACAATTCCACAGGATACTATAGCTTCTTCAAATATATCCTTCATTGCATTAATTTTTGCCATCACAGCGGTGCCGCTTTCCGAAGAACTTTTTTTCAGAGGTGTGCTATTTTTGCATGGAGGATCCCATTATGGATATATTCCATCGTGGTTTTTTGCTTCATTTATTTTTGCAAGTATACACCTGC includes:
- a CDS encoding CPBP family intramembrane metalloprotease, giving the protein MKSYLKAAYIFSILPQHIKSRFLTSLTLTQRRLLEKGLNEITTLSLQQQIAILTEFINSCAKVLQHQKHLLDISIIISFIIFCIIVLISTIVSHGWVAILQTFLYIIQFGGLHALCTPFIIVHTQRVMHKQILELVKPSHSIYDLIMGLAAATAIRIIFAITIPQDTIASSNISFIALIFAITAVPLSEELFFRGVLFLHGGSHYGYIPSWFFASFIFASIHLPHTPLEFMVYFVCSSILCFIAYKFSLFASIIAHMLSNTILFVM